A stretch of Eleutherodactylus coqui strain aEleCoq1 chromosome 2, aEleCoq1.hap1, whole genome shotgun sequence DNA encodes these proteins:
- the MRPS33 gene encoding small ribosomal subunit protein mS33 has product MSSMSSYAIHMSRLGARIFGEVVWPTNTKSMKVVKLFSEQPLAKRKGVYDWYPPHDVYTPLMRNLRFLGLYRDEHEDFKEEMKRMRRLRGKGMTKKGEGKRAKKKAA; this is encoded by the exons ATGTCTTCTATGTCAAGTTACGCCATCCACATGTCTCGTCTCGGCGCCAGAATCTTCGGCGAGGTAGTATGGCCGACAAATACCAAATCTATGAAGGTAGTGAAACTGTTCAGTGAGCAGCCCCtggcgaagaggaaaggggtttacgACTGGTACCCCCCGCACGACGTCTACACGCCTCTCATGCGCAATCTGAGATTTCTTGGCCTTTACAG GGATGAACACGAGGACTTTAAGGAAGAGATGAAGCGTATGCGACGACTGCGTGGAAAAGGAATGACCAAGAAGGGTGAAGGCAAGAGAGCGAAGAAGAAGGCGGCATAG